Proteins from a single region of Runella sp. SP2:
- a CDS encoding efflux RND transporter periplasmic adaptor subunit produces MNKTLMLASFCALLWCTSCSEKEEEKEEITKFLVTNPLKKDTTITKDYVCQIRAFRHIELRAQQRGYLQNIYVDEGQFIKEGQLMFQIMPKLYEAEVQKAEAEAKFVSIEYRNTKRLADSNIVAPNELAMVNAKWDKAKAELALAQVHLGFTKIKAPFSGIMDHFQVRPGSLVDEGDLLTTLSDNSKMWVYFNVPEAEYLDFKAKAQDGKKMSVNLLMANNQLFGHSGIVETIEADFNNETGNIAFRATFPNPKGLLRHGETGNIQMVVPLRNAIIIPQKATFEILEKRYVYVVGKDNVVRSREINIAAEMPDLYVVKDGLAADERILLEGIRKVHDNEKIHFDYQDPHKVLANLKVYTE; encoded by the coding sequence GTACAAGTTGCTCAGAAAAAGAAGAAGAGAAGGAAGAAATTACCAAGTTTTTGGTGACCAACCCCCTCAAAAAAGACACTACCATTACGAAAGATTACGTCTGCCAAATCCGTGCATTTCGCCATATTGAGCTCCGCGCTCAGCAGCGAGGCTACCTCCAAAATATCTACGTGGACGAAGGTCAGTTTATCAAAGAAGGCCAATTGATGTTTCAAATCATGCCCAAACTGTACGAAGCCGAAGTACAAAAAGCCGAAGCCGAAGCTAAGTTTGTCAGCATCGAATACCGAAACACCAAACGCCTTGCCGATAGCAACATCGTAGCGCCCAACGAATTGGCGATGGTCAATGCCAAGTGGGACAAAGCCAAAGCCGAACTTGCCTTAGCCCAAGTACATTTAGGTTTTACCAAAATCAAAGCGCCTTTTTCGGGCATCATGGACCATTTTCAAGTACGCCCTGGAAGTTTGGTGGATGAAGGCGATTTGCTCACCACGCTTTCTGACAACAGCAAAATGTGGGTGTATTTCAACGTACCCGAAGCCGAATACTTAGATTTTAAAGCCAAAGCACAAGACGGCAAAAAGATGTCGGTCAATTTGTTGATGGCTAATAATCAACTCTTTGGTCACTCGGGCATTGTCGAAACGATTGAGGCCGACTTCAACAACGAAACGGGTAACATTGCCTTTCGGGCTACTTTCCCCAACCCCAAAGGGCTGCTTCGTCACGGCGAAACAGGCAACATCCAAATGGTGGTTCCGCTTCGCAACGCCATCATTATTCCACAAAAAGCCACTTTTGAAATTCTAGAAAAACGCTATGTGTATGTGGTTGGAAAAGACAACGTTGTACGATCACGTGAAATCAATATTGCGGCCGAAATGCCCGACCTCTACGTGGTAAAAGATGGCTTAGCCGCCGACGAACGCATCTTGCTTGAAGGTATCCGTAAAGTACACGACAACGAGAAGATTCACTTTGATTACCAAGACCCGCACAAAGTGTTGGCCAATCTTAAAGTTTATACTGAGTAA